One window of Chamaesiphon minutus PCC 6605 genomic DNA carries:
- a CDS encoding DUF2231 domain-containing protein, whose amino-acid sequence MSVKIQAAIVKPLFGVRSTHDRDNKRLDSQRLWSLQTGELIRVFETSPYWFADAIANTSEAGLAEAYTAVESTLNLHTIFGWSLSGVICAVTAWRYVWRSGSILLAPYFP is encoded by the coding sequence ATGTCGGTTAAAATTCAAGCAGCGATCGTGAAACCATTATTTGGGGTTCGATCGACTCACGATCGAGACAACAAACGTCTCGACAGTCAACGATTATGGAGCCTACAAACCGGAGAGTTGATTCGTGTTTTTGAAACATCACCCTATTGGTTTGCTGATGCGATCGCCAATACATCTGAAGCAGGACTTGCCGAAGCTTATACGGCAGTTGAATCAACCTTGAACCTACACACGATCTTTGGTTGGTCGCTTTCTGGCGTTATTTGTGCGGTGACGGCTTGGCGTTATGTGTGGCGATCGGGTTCGATATTGTTGGCACCTTATTTCCCTTAG
- a CDS encoding phycobiliprotein lyase — MMDVMEFFQHSAGKWRSKRTTHHLAFRRSEMGESEIEVKALDAKDPEIIALCESHQVDPSLAVGGCCVTWAASMGWDQEGENHEGKTVFALVPDPEKPHSGQLLRDRGYAEIVSVAGQYHMDNDGGLVLITDYDIMSSVERFWFPSPNVRVRSSTVKRMGGFSTATFCTETRVVDEANGDGGTNSAAYVDPKSIVSPLGW; from the coding sequence ATGATGGACGTAATGGAGTTTTTTCAGCATAGTGCTGGTAAATGGCGATCGAAACGGACTACACATCACCTCGCATTTAGAAGATCGGAGATGGGGGAATCGGAGATTGAGGTGAAGGCATTGGATGCTAAAGATCCCGAAATCATCGCGCTGTGTGAATCTCACCAAGTCGATCCCAGTTTAGCTGTCGGTGGCTGTTGTGTGACTTGGGCGGCTTCGATGGGTTGGGACCAAGAGGGTGAAAACCATGAAGGGAAAACGGTATTCGCGCTAGTTCCCGATCCCGAAAAACCTCACAGCGGTCAACTTTTGCGCGATCGCGGATATGCTGAAATTGTCTCAGTGGCGGGACAATATCACATGGATAACGATGGTGGCTTGGTCTTGATCACCGACTATGACATCATGAGTTCGGTGGAGCGGTTTTGGTTTCCCAGTCCCAATGTCCGCGTTCGCAGCAGCACTGTCAAGCGGATGGGTGGATTTAGTACTGCGACATTCTGCACGGAAACTCGCGTGGTGGATGAGGCGAATGGAGACGGCGGTACTAACTCCGCAGCTTATGTAGATCCCAAGTCTATTGTTTCCCCCTTGGGTTGGTGA
- a CDS encoding response regulator, producing MRKAGILRFLAICNLICFQSPNICVTIDCYPYFDRPMRILVVEDDPIIAQLIETILEPQKYAVDFAIDGQMGLDLSDAYEYDAILLDVSLPKKDGISVCRQIRSQGNTVPILLLTALDSPAIRDKLRKSEICQKGNKKMPNCF from the coding sequence GTGAGGAAAGCTGGAATTCTCAGGTTCTTAGCAATCTGTAACTTAATTTGCTTTCAAAGCCCGAATATCTGTGTCACGATCGATTGTTATCCTTATTTCGATCGACCCATGCGAATTCTGGTAGTTGAAGACGATCCGATTATTGCCCAACTAATCGAGACGATCCTAGAACCACAAAAATACGCTGTCGATTTTGCGATCGATGGTCAAATGGGTCTGGATTTGAGCGATGCTTATGAATACGATGCGATCTTGCTTGATGTGAGCTTGCCTAAGAAGGATGGCATCAGTGTTTGCCGCCAAATTCGATCGCAAGGCAATACAGTCCCGATCCTCCTCCTGACCGCGCTTGACTCTCCAGCCATTCGTGACAAGTTAAGAAAATCAGAGATTTGTCAAAAGGGTAATAAAAAGATGCCAAACTGTTTCTAG
- a CDS encoding FAD-dependent oxidoreductase, giving the protein MKIAIIGGGASGIVTAYLLDKQGHQVTVFEREPMLGGHIRTLNQNVRPNQSDCGLVLENGVLEFPTTFHNFITLMTELEVELEPVNIGSTLFLKNGNCYLSKVAIDRNFTGIKKLLESWRMNLFYFRSASLLIAAKFWETINFRDRSVADTFQQPSLQHTWLKLFAMYSYSIPFSQIDDCPAELVIPTLRDDVFVDWVRIKGGVYSYIQKILDRFTGEILLGIEVAAIRRTETGVSITSVGFANAFAGDKTQEFDKVVFATPPDVVLKLLADPRPDEISRFTAWQGNHVQTLLHNDVAMYAPYKVKEGSEFDFFETDKQHGEWGYNARLNQLCGISSPIQYSLAFNLENSIAPARILHIQQHHTPLYTVPAFRHRSEIIATNGDYHTYHVGAYLGDGLHEGAITSAMRVAALIATETQVQNEEMVLAC; this is encoded by the coding sequence ATGAAAATTGCCATTATCGGCGGTGGTGCCAGCGGCATCGTCACCGCCTATTTACTCGACAAACAAGGACATCAAGTCACAGTATTCGAGCGCGAACCAATGCTCGGCGGTCATATTCGCACCCTCAATCAGAATGTTCGACCCAACCAGTCGGATTGCGGTTTAGTACTAGAAAATGGAGTCCTCGAATTTCCAACCACCTTTCATAACTTTATCACCTTGATGACCGAACTAGAAGTAGAATTAGAACCTGTTAATATTGGATCGACATTATTTCTTAAGAATGGCAACTGCTACCTTTCTAAAGTGGCAATCGATCGCAACTTTACAGGAATTAAAAAGTTGTTAGAATCTTGGCGGATGAACTTATTTTACTTCCGCTCTGCCAGCTTACTAATTGCTGCCAAATTCTGGGAAACAATAAATTTTCGCGATCGATCTGTAGCCGATACTTTCCAACAGCCATCACTCCAACATACTTGGCTGAAATTATTCGCCATGTACAGTTATTCGATCCCTTTTTCGCAGATCGATGATTGCCCTGCGGAGTTGGTAATTCCCACCCTCCGCGACGATGTATTTGTAGACTGGGTGAGAATTAAAGGTGGCGTATATTCATACATCCAGAAAATTCTCGACAGGTTTACAGGCGAAATATTATTAGGAATCGAAGTTGCAGCAATTCGTCGGACGGAAACAGGAGTATCGATTACCTCGGTAGGCTTCGCCAACGCCTTCGCAGGGGATAAAACTCAGGAATTTGACAAAGTAGTATTTGCCACCCCACCCGATGTGGTGCTCAAACTCCTGGCAGATCCGCGCCCTGACGAGATCTCCAGATTTACAGCTTGGCAAGGAAACCACGTCCAAACATTGCTCCACAACGATGTAGCGATGTATGCCCCTTACAAAGTCAAAGAAGGTTCGGAATTTGATTTCTTTGAGACTGACAAACAGCATGGCGAGTGGGGCTACAACGCCCGTCTCAATCAGCTCTGTGGCATCTCCTCGCCCATCCAGTATAGCCTCGCATTCAACCTCGAAAATTCGATCGCACCCGCTCGGATTTTGCATATTCAACAGCATCACACGCCGCTATATACCGTGCCTGCTTTTCGCCATCGATCGGAAATTATCGCCACCAATGGGGATTACCATACTTATCATGTGGGAGCCTATCTCGGCGATGGTTTGCATGAAGGGGCGATTACTTCAGCCATGCGGGTTGCCGCGCTCATTGCAACTGAAACTCAAGTCCAGAATGAGGAGATGGTTTTAGCTTGCTAA
- a CDS encoding response regulator produces the protein MDAGADDYLGKPFDPQELLARIRALLRRSHQPSTPILTWGDLHLDPVSTTVTYSDNLVPVTPKEYALLELFLRNSKRVFSCDAILDHLWSYGGTPSEEAIRTHIKGLRYKLKHAGAAADLIETVYGIGYRLKPVNSLEVNLLTDTWEKFKGQVLEQVAVLERLSIRFLNRDLQSDWQEVGRSIAHSLSGSLGMFGFSLSSELARQIEKLLGGRQELTIEQGQWLYSMVGALQEELERPVSLPDLYYFDPTPAIDILLVSVDPDLEREIQSLVDERKWHIQVVPTIAAAKSQLQHHLTRSILLSPDLAQQTEEVVRLLVEVGKHVPAIPVILLTDAPGLHPEIERFGTCTSICPNSPSEIILEIERSIAQVESTQTHILVVDDDLKILAILRALLVPWGFRVTTLSDPQKFWEIVPVAKPDLLILDVEMPTINGLELCKSVRDRADWSHLPIIFLTARTEPTLIQQVFAIGADDFVNKPVVGPEIIARITNLMERQQVKRLRAAERLNLDREQRKITPDRAEFSNQTEIQVESIAIQQLLQAENERHAKTIAEICDRLDLLHQLFVRIQV, from the coding sequence TTGGATGCGGGAGCTGATGATTATCTGGGGAAACCTTTCGATCCTCAAGAATTACTCGCCAGAATTAGGGCACTACTGCGCCGCAGCCACCAGCCATCGACACCGATCTTAACCTGGGGCGATTTACACCTCGATCCGGTCAGTACAACTGTTACCTACAGCGATAACTTGGTACCTGTTACGCCGAAAGAGTACGCCCTCTTAGAATTATTTCTGCGCAACAGCAAGCGGGTGTTTAGTTGTGACGCGATCCTCGACCATCTCTGGTCTTATGGCGGCACCCCTAGCGAAGAAGCCATCCGCACGCATATTAAAGGTTTGCGCTACAAACTCAAACACGCTGGAGCTGCTGCCGATCTCATCGAAACCGTGTATGGGATCGGTTATCGCCTCAAACCTGTCAATTCACTAGAGGTCAATCTCCTGACCGATACTTGGGAGAAATTCAAAGGTCAAGTGCTCGAACAAGTCGCAGTATTAGAGCGGCTCTCAATCAGATTTTTGAATCGAGATCTTCAGTCAGATTGGCAGGAGGTGGGACGGAGTATCGCCCATTCCCTCAGCGGCTCGTTGGGGATGTTTGGTTTTTCCCTCAGTTCGGAATTAGCTCGTCAGATCGAAAAGTTGCTCGGCGGTCGTCAAGAGTTGACAATCGAACAGGGGCAATGGCTATATTCAATGGTGGGTGCCTTGCAAGAGGAGTTAGAGCGTCCGGTGTCTCTGCCCGATCTTTATTATTTCGATCCCACTCCAGCGATAGATATTCTTTTGGTATCGGTCGATCCAGATCTCGAACGAGAGATCCAATCGCTAGTTGACGAGCGCAAATGGCACATCCAGGTCGTACCGACGATCGCCGCAGCAAAGTCCCAACTCCAGCATCATCTGACTCGCAGCATTCTCCTATCGCCAGATCTCGCCCAACAGACTGAAGAAGTCGTGCGGTTGCTCGTTGAGGTTGGCAAACATGTCCCAGCTATCCCAGTGATTTTGCTAACCGATGCGCCCGGATTGCATCCTGAAATCGAACGATTCGGTACTTGTACTAGCATCTGCCCGAATAGTCCCAGCGAGATTATTCTAGAAATCGAACGCTCAATTGCCCAAGTCGAATCAACTCAAACTCATATCTTAGTCGTCGATGACGATCTCAAGATTTTAGCAATTTTACGCGCATTATTAGTTCCCTGGGGCTTTAGAGTTACAACTCTATCAGATCCGCAAAAGTTCTGGGAAATTGTGCCTGTAGCCAAGCCCGATCTCTTAATTCTAGATGTGGAAATGCCAACAATAAATGGCTTAGAATTGTGTAAATCCGTGCGCGATCGAGCGGATTGGTCGCACTTACCGATTATTTTTCTTACCGCTCGGACAGAACCGACCTTAATTCAACAAGTATTCGCGATCGGGGCTGATGATTTTGTCAATAAACCAGTAGTCGGGCCAGAAATTATTGCGCGGATTACTAATCTGATGGAACGCCAGCAGGTGAAAAGATTGAGGGCTGCCGAGCGACTCAACCTCGATCGCGAACAGCGTAAAATCACTCCAGATCGAGCCGAATTTTCTAACCAAACTGAAATTCAGGTAGAATCGATCGCCATCCAGCAGTTGCTCCAAGCAGAAAACGAGCGTCATGCTAAAACAATTGCCGAGATCTGCGATCGACTCGATCTCTTGCATCAATTATTCGTAAGGATTCAGGTCTAG
- a CDS encoding phytoene desaturase family protein, with the protein MKTDYLIVGSGLSALVFGALMSKSGKTVRVLEAHEHPGGFGHSFTMSKKYTFNAQLHYVWDCGEGHTVNRVLKQLDLDRAVTFDRYDPEGFDHMRMPDYAIYIPSDSAELIQRLVKLFPASTKQLERFVREIQSVRAGLRYLTPPIQPLELLKHLGDAYSALQYLHSTLQDVFDKFKIPQAAQTLLALQWPDFLLPPDRLSFYAWVILFTGYQEGAFYPTQHFEQVIDALVKAIEDGGGEVLLDREVTDFLVVDKTVTGARAIDLHTKSAQEYLADTVICNIDPKRAAAKIGIEKFSPAIQKKLNYDYSPSNFMAYCAVQGIDLRDYGFGKWNTFHSGDADLNVAFNRMYDEHDYSNPSFAITTPTLLTNYGGDCPPDCQIIEFLTVANYEYFNQLKQDDPKAYRQKKAEILDAILDVVERDYIPNLREHLVFKITGSPTTNEHFCHCPEGNSYGSSLTPRNMGLDRLNHETSLKNFYFCNASSGYPGFAPTFWTGALLYQRLSGDLILSA; encoded by the coding sequence GTGAAAACAGACTATTTAATTGTCGGTAGTGGCTTGTCAGCATTGGTGTTTGGGGCATTGATGTCCAAATCTGGCAAAACAGTCCGCGTACTGGAGGCGCACGAACATCCAGGTGGATTTGGGCATAGCTTTACGATGTCCAAAAAATATACATTTAACGCCCAACTGCATTATGTCTGGGACTGTGGTGAGGGACACACCGTCAATCGGGTACTCAAACAACTCGACCTAGATCGAGCTGTCACATTCGATCGATACGACCCCGAAGGCTTCGACCACATGCGGATGCCCGATTATGCGATCTATATCCCTAGCGATAGTGCCGAACTCATCCAGCGGCTAGTGAAGCTCTTTCCTGCCTCTACTAAACAGCTAGAGCGATTTGTGAGGGAAATCCAATCGGTTCGCGCCGGACTGAGGTATCTCACACCGCCGATTCAGCCACTAGAACTACTCAAACATCTCGGCGATGCCTATAGTGCGCTCCAGTACCTCCACAGTACCCTTCAAGATGTCTTCGACAAGTTTAAGATCCCCCAAGCCGCTCAAACTCTCCTCGCGCTGCAATGGCCGGATTTCTTGCTCCCACCAGATCGACTTTCCTTCTATGCCTGGGTGATTTTATTTACGGGTTATCAAGAAGGTGCTTTTTACCCAACCCAACACTTCGAGCAAGTCATTGATGCCCTCGTCAAGGCGATCGAGGATGGTGGCGGAGAAGTTTTGCTCGATCGAGAGGTAACGGACTTTTTGGTAGTTGACAAGACTGTTACAGGGGCAAGGGCGATCGACTTACACACGAAATCAGCTCAGGAATATTTAGCCGATACTGTCATCTGCAACATCGATCCCAAACGCGCCGCCGCCAAAATCGGCATCGAAAAATTCTCGCCAGCCATCCAGAAAAAATTAAATTATGACTATTCGCCGTCTAATTTCATGGCTTACTGCGCAGTTCAAGGCATCGACCTGCGAGACTATGGATTTGGTAAATGGAATACCTTCCACAGCGGCGATGCAGATTTGAATGTGGCATTCAATCGGATGTACGACGAGCATGACTATTCTAACCCCAGTTTTGCAATTACCACTCCCACATTACTAACTAATTATGGTGGCGATTGTCCTCCCGATTGCCAAATTATTGAATTTTTGACAGTGGCAAATTACGAATATTTTAACCAACTCAAACAGGACGATCCTAAAGCTTATCGGCAGAAAAAAGCTGAAATTCTCGATGCAATTCTCGATGTCGTCGAACGCGATTATATCCCAAATTTACGAGAACATTTAGTCTTCAAAATCACTGGCAGTCCGACCACCAACGAACACTTCTGTCATTGTCCAGAAGGTAATTCCTATGGTTCGAGTTTAACCCCTCGGAATATGGGACTCGATCGACTAAATCACGAAACATCCCTTAAAAACTTCTACTTCTGCAATGCCTCCTCTGGCTATCCCGGCTTTGCACCTACATTCTGGACGGGCGCACTTTTGTATCAACGATTATCGGGAGATCTAATTTTGAGTGCTTGA
- a CDS encoding Hsp20/alpha crystallin family protein, which translates to MSKQFQSLRQQIDLLFENLIREQPQLSLVSSMDTPWIPAIELQETETELCLKAQLPGIAPNELDIQVSENAVFLSGEHRESKQTDKQGIFRSEFHYGQFKRVVPLPIPIQRERVTAEMSGGLLTLTMPKATPVVPNLIKVSLIASDPKA; encoded by the coding sequence ATGAGCAAACAATTTCAGAGCTTGCGGCAGCAGATCGATCTGTTGTTTGAAAACCTCATCCGCGAACAACCCCAGCTTAGTCTGGTTTCGAGTATGGATACACCCTGGATACCCGCCATCGAGTTGCAAGAGACCGAAACCGAACTATGTCTTAAAGCGCAGTTGCCAGGAATCGCACCGAATGAATTGGATATTCAGGTGAGCGAGAATGCGGTTTTTTTGTCAGGGGAGCATCGAGAAAGTAAGCAGACTGATAAACAGGGTATTTTTCGATCGGAATTTCACTACGGTCAGTTCAAGCGGGTAGTACCTTTACCGATACCAATCCAGCGAGAACGGGTCACAGCAGAAATGAGCGGGGGTTTACTGACTCTCACCATGCCTAAAGCTACTCCGGTTGTGCCCAATCTCATTAAGGTGTCCCTAATAGCTTCAGATCCTAAAGCCTAA